In the genome of Labrus bergylta chromosome 7, fLabBer1.1, whole genome shotgun sequence, the window TTTCTGACCAACAGTTCAGATCATGAACTAGTGATTCTGTACTTGGGTATTACCACCCGGGTACGTGTGTGCAGACTGACCCTGCATTCTACGACGCTCTGATCAGATTCACAGGTAACGTAAATCTCGTCCACAGCTCGGCGCAGGTTGTCAAAGAGGAAAGCCCAGTAGCGTGCACGCAGGTCTACTTTGCGGGGCTGCCTGGTTTTGGTGGGGCTTTTTTCCGGCCCCTTGTCCAGTAAGGCACCAGCTGTGCTTTTAATTTCCAGACCAGCATTCTGTAGAGACAAAGCATGGACCAAACATTATGGTAACAACAACACACTCAACAGAGTGCCATGCAAATATCTAGTCAGTTTATATATAGCTACCGTAGcattttactttctgtttgcTGTGGCAGAAGTTCAAGCTATAGCTACTGTATGCCTTATATTACCAATAATGAGTATATAGATAATACTATAAAGACAAAATGGGGGCGAGTGAGATGGGAACCTGTTGTGGCTACACTGACTCTGCACATTACCCCAGTTGTTACAGGAagtattaaacattaaaacactatgTTCCAATAAACAGTGAGACATTCAGGAAAATACTCAATTAGGTTATACAGCTTTTTACAAGCCCAGCCAATGAGAGGCCGCTGCTGTTGAACCATTACATAATTTCATGTCCCATCACATACTCATAGCCTGTTGTAAATTACTTTTGATAAATTTAATATCTTTTCTCAAGTTGATCTAACCGACATAAGGCTTAAGATCTAATATGAAAGGGAAAGGATGACTAAAACAATGCCAAAAAGATAGTTTCATGACCATCACAGAAACgcacaaaagaaagaaagacttcTCTTGGTGACTGGTGCCCTCTAGTGGAAGAAGATGATACTGACCtgttttttattcctttgtTGACCAGAATTTATCCTCTGAGCTCTTGAACCGCCACCAGAGTTGCTTTTGGACTTTGCTATGAAGAGAGGACAAAACAAAGCTCATGTGTGGTAACTAAAGTAAACAATTAGTAATGATCCTGATGCAGGTAACAGTCAACATGCATCTATTATGAGGGTGAAGAAGTTTTGATTGATTGTTGAGGAATTGGAAAATCCCCaaagttaaacaacaacaaaggggACAAACAGTGAACCCAACTGAGTGTCAAATGGTAATGACTTGTTTCAGAAGCTGCACTTTCACAGACAACCTCATATGACACCTGAACTCTAAACAAGGCTTTCAGAAGATTTCTTGCATTCATAGCACAAACTCAAGAGCAGCAAAATAAGCGTTGAATAAAATAACTGCACTGACCCACAAAGAAGAGGGAGAGTGAGTGTGAGAAAATGTGAGAGGCTTTGGAGGGGGTGTCTGAGTAGGCTGCTTTAAAAAGGAGCTTTATTTGGTACAAAGCTTAAATAATGTAATGGAGCCCTGCCATGACAAAAAGAAAGCCGTTTTATTGGACAAATGAGTTCAAAGTTAGCCACTTAACatggttgtttttctgtcaacatttcaaacaattacATTATCAAAGAACATAATATTCCAGTGATCAAACACAGGATACGAGTGAGTCCACCTGTGCCATCAAACAACAGAAGACAGAAGCACATGCCAGGCAGGTGAAGGGTTTAACAGCAAAAAGAGATTCTCAGAATGTTCTCATCATTTATCAGTCTAGCCAACAGATGTGATCATTGTGCCTCAGCTGATAtcacaaaaactgtttttttttttttttttttaaatgatcaaacaCTTGGAAGTAATTGCTGTGGTCACTATAATGCTCAAAACGACTCAACATCTTGTATAGATCCAAAGATATGTCAGATAAACAGAAAGTAAACATCAGCACCAACATCTACAACTTCATAATGAAATGATGATGAcaataatacaacaacaaaaagcataTTAGCATGCAGCTAGCGACcaaccttcctcctccttgttctCTAGAGGTACACTCCAGGCAATGAGGTTTCGAGCAGCACGGCCCTCTTCAGCAACTATCTTGCGCACTTTGTCCAGGCTGTTGGAGCGCTGGAAAGATGCCTGCAAGAGGAAAAAgattcaaaacatcaaaatgttaTCCTGGAGCCAAGGAGAGAAGGTGCAGAGCTGAATGGCACATGTGGGATTATTTAGGTGACAATCAACATGATATCACAATGTGCTGCCCAAGATAAGGCTAGGATCATATTAGGCTAGCGTGAAAAACATtattgtttacaaaaaaaaaaaaaaaaaaacacaatttgtccTGAAAATCTTTAttcatggaaaataaaaaaacatattttataacCTCAGAGTTCAACTTAAACAACTGCTTGAAGTGAGCTTCAAAGGAAAAGGTCTGATTACTGTCGACACTTTatacaacaaaaaacactttttgctTTGTGGCTTAAGTCTTATATATTGTAACTTCTTCCTCAGTCATCACTCTCTTCTCATCAAAAACAGTAAacagtgttgtttgtgtttgaagtaTTCCCACTCTGTTTGCTGTAAATATCCACTAATACAATAAACCCATAGTTGAAGATAGTCACTAAAAGATGAACTATAGTTAGAGTAAGGGTTCTCAACCTTTTTGAGGCATGACCCCCTCTCAGAGTCTAAATAATGCATGTCCCCCACACCAGACATATTGTCTATCAATAACATCATTGATTATGTTAgttgatgtttaaatatttatcagATTCATGCAACTTGGGGGTCTGCTCTCCTGCAGGGATGAGtcgacaaaaacaaaaaagaatatGCCTTAAACCAAAATAGTTTTACTGAGCTTACTGGTAACACAGCCTTAGACCCGTTGCTATGGTTACCTCCATTTTATATAAGTTGGACACTTATTTTGCAGAGTGGAAATAGTATTGTGGTCAGCAGTATAGTGCATTATTATAGCCTTTACAATAGCCAAACATGTTAGACAAGTTAGTTTAGAGGGAAATCTTCAACTTTGGAGGATCGCTCAGTCAAAGCCAACAACAATCAAACAGCGTGGGAAAGAAAGTGTTTAGTCTATTTGACAGTAAATCTGAAAAttcagtttgaataaaaaagaaaacaagtgcaTTAAATTCTGAATACTTCAATGCAAAGAAAACTACTCATTAAGCATCCTTTCTAATATCTGTCCTGTCCCTGTTTTGTGGTTGAAGCCACAGTACTGCTTGCACTATGTCTATGGAAGAGAACAACTGGCACAAACTGTGACAAGAAACAGCTAGAGGCAGAAGCTCTGCACCCGCATTGTGCCCAGCACGCATCATGGCTGACCTACACATTGAATATGCATCAGTGAACTTGACTGTAATCTGGGGTGAAGCAAAGACACTGGGAACCAAAGTAAATattgtgaggtttttttttttttgttgttaatcaCATCCTTTACCTATGGGACAATAAGATGACCTGTGATGAAACATGGTGTTAGCATGTGCTTGTATCCCCATCTCACTGACAAACATTCTGGCATATAACAGTTCTGCAAATAAGCCAAGCATAAATGCATGCTCGGGTGTATATGATaacaatcaaaaaaaacattttgtacccAATTGTTAACTTAATATTACTTATCGTTGTTTGCTTTTCTCGCTTCTGGAAATCTagatacaaaacaacacagaagcgAATACCTAGAGGCGCATCACTCTGGATGTTCACTGTGTTCCCTCTCTTTCGGTACCAttcataaatcatttaaatcaaatgttgagTACAGCACACTGGGCTTTTTTTGGTCAACTATCAGATACGCTTTTAAActtgaaataaattattaccacaacaaaaaacaaaaaaaatcgaGAGCCAATTCTCCTCTTCATCGAAAATGAGTCATGGAacaaactgttcttttttttttttttactggctgTCCCTCACTACTGCCAACaatttgaccaaaaaaaaaaaagctagagCAAATTATTCATGTAGCCTACTACACTTGATTGCAATTGCTAATAACAGGGATACAGGTTGTGTGTGATCCAGGGTATTGAGATAAAATGTGATATGTGGGCCTAGCTTTATGTAGAGACAATATGCAACACTCCTTTCAGACTATCCTTTGAGACTACTTGAATTATAAACATGATGAACATTGCTCATTAGGCGTTACACATTTGTGTATTGGTCTGATACTATTTCATAACCCTAAGGGAGATACCCAGCTGACCTACTTTTGTGAGCGAaatttttttacatgttgagTGGCCTGTGCTTTGTATGGCCGTGTAGAGAGGAACTAGGAAGAGACAAATACAAcatcaaacaacacacacagacctcgCTAATATAAACTGGTGAGTCGGGTCAGCATCCCCGCACCAggttcttgtaaaaaaaaaaaaaaaaaaactgtgaaaatgtaCTCAGTTTTTCATTAGGCACGGCAGGCAACCCACTAGATGATGGATTAATATCGTGAGATTATTTTACCTACTCACAACTACTGTGTACAGCAGCAGCTtgaagcaacaacaaacaaaaaaaaaggcttacaGCAACATTCTCTTTATCCACTTAATCAGCTACAAACAAGCTGTCTGGGGGTCTGCACTGTAGAATAACAAAGCACAACGTGGAGCAAAACACTTAGCCCAGCAAGCCTTTCCAATATGCCATTTGAGCGTGCATACTTTTTAGACTGTGCTGAGCAAGGAGCAGGTGTAAGGTTTCCCTTTTGGCAATGTCTACAAACAGATGCAAGTAAGGCACTGCATGCAGTCCTGTGTGATCTAGCTTGTTAgtacagacacaaagaaaattAGAGGATTATAGGATACATACACAATAGAAGTACAGTCTGTAAGCAGGTTCTTCATCCTTATCCACCCCTGACATACTTTTCGAGCCCACTCTAGGCAACCTGTTCCCCCTCACCAGCACTGCCACTTGTGCAAGGTGACATCGTCATCTGACGGCAGGACCAAAAATAGACTCCTACTGTGTAGTCCACGCTGTCAAAGCAACTTGCCCAGCTGTGTCAACTCTTCTCCGAGGGGCCGGTTGAGAGAGACAAGTGCTCAGTAGCCTGCCAGTCACGCCTTTCACTTTCGACTATTCTGTCCGTAACAGTCTAATCCAGCCTGAGTCCTCGGAGCTCTGCTGAGTTAGCAGCCGCTTCTGAGGCCTGACTCTCTGCCTGCTGCTGTCTATCTGTTTGCTGCTCCTCAGTAGCCTTCTGTATTTGCAGTCTGCTTTCCTTGCTCTAAATCAgagccccctctctctctctctcgatctctgtctctctctgcgtttctcatctctctcactctcctcctgctgccccGGCGCTGCGCAGTCATGTGCATGCAGCAGGCCTGCCTCTCTGCCCACCCATCCTGTGTTGCCAGTGATGAGCGTAGCTGCAAGGGCTCAAGAGGCTGCGTGCATTAACCGCACCGGGTGATGCTCTGGATCTGATTGGACTCGTCATTTGAGGATTCATTAAGCTGCTGGGCAGGGGGGAAAAcgacaaaacacacaaaagtccACATGGTTTGGCTGTCTACAAACCATGTGGACGTACAACGAGTTAAGAGAAGCGTTTGAGACACATGTGGGGGAGCTACTTCGATTTGGAATTGCTCAAAGCTCCCATCAACATCCTTGGAGATCATTACACCTGTGACCTGAACATCCTGCTGGGAGATTGAGGTTACTAAACATCTGTACTGTTTGTCTCTTAAACTCACTCACTACCCTCTTCAATCACTCGCTCGTTCTCTTACTGCATGAACCTCAAGGACACAGAGGAGATAAAGAAACTTGAAGAAGAGCTTGAGACATACAGGGAGAGCAGGATGCTTTCCAACCATCATGTGTACCCCACATTCTTGCAGACACATTTTTGCTttgatggggggaggggggagggggaggattGACAATACAAGAACACATGTGCACAAGAACAAGGTCTCAAATCTCACAATTTATTACACCTAGGGAACAAATGTACTTTAGTTTGGTAGAGGAGGATGCAGCTGGATTGAGAAACATTTAATGAGAGGTGAACAGAGCTCACAACAAGTAAACACCATGCTCTGTCATCCAGTCCACCTAGCTCACGCTTACCTAGCACTGTGTGGGAATGTCGATTTCTACATCTCCAGCTCtttaagaaagaaaggaaataaCAGATATTAAGTCTTCACGTACCTTCAAAGCGGATATGGTTGCATTCTTGCTTTTGCCCCCTCCATGCGAGGAGCCAGAACTGTTGCTACCAGACCTCTCCCTCCCGTCCCCACCTTGACTAACTCTCGGGCCGAGGCGGTGCTGTCCGGCTCCGCGCCGCCGTCCATCGTGGCGGTTGTCTTTGGACATCGACCCGCCGTCTTATTTTTCCAACGCTCAGTCGGTGGGAATTAAAATATACGGTGTCAGTGTTGATGGAAAAACATGTCAGATAAATACACGGCAGGGAGGGAcaacctaacacacacacatacacacacacgctaaaaaaaaaaaaaaaaaaaaaagcaggaagtccgttttagtttttttttttttttgacaagcaGTAGGATTTATCCAATCAGTACACCGCACTGTGGAAACGGACATACGCGCCAGCCAATCATGTGCGTGATAGTTTAGCTCAAAAAAGGCGGGGTGTATAATCCTTgcggggggggggcgggggctTCACGCTGCCTACCATGGCAACCAGGAAGATCGGGCGGGACGTTTGGTTGAGTTCTCAGTAATTGTAAAGTCGTCGTAAACCCGAAAAGTGAGGAACCCAGAAAACAAGTAAGTCTGCTTTCAGTATTAGAGCGTTTAGTAgctcccccccccgcccccctggaaaactacaacaacaaaatgtagCGTGAAAATACtgcaattaaataaaaagagaagacaACGAACACTAGATCGGAATCTGAAATATCAATTAATGTCTTGGAAATTAAGGGCTCCCTACTACTAAACTATATccctttaaatcaaaaatgttgtttgcaATTAATTTCTTATGCATGCCACCCTGACCGGGTTGAAAGGAATTACTTAAAACTGTAAATTCCCAAAAACCTTAAACATCATcaggctcttattttgaagtatGCGACCGGAAGTACATCGATCTTGCAGctctcttgtgtttgtgtctgcaggtctgTGTGCACAGTTTGAGGGATACTCTCGTACGGAAACTCACGGTAATAACAGTCACTGTTGACAGtgtatttaatctttaaagAACTTAAATGTTGTATTGTTTTAGTTTAACGTTTTTTATAGTGACTTTAACGCTGTCGATATCTACCTTTCTCATTCATATTCCCCTCCCAAACACAAGTTAAACATGGAAATAAACTGGAATTTAATCAACTCGAATTGTACATTTTACCAGACTTTTGGTTCCACTCTCTATTCACGTCGTCGTTTCTTGTAATAATTGCAGGAATCATCATTTTGCATGTCCAGGCTGAAATAcaaagttcagtttgtttgaacCTCAACCAGCTGACCCCAAGGTTACCCCTGTCACAGTTTTGTACCTCTGTTTTGCTCTGATGAATCTCATTGGAAGTTATTTAGTTGCACaaaatcctgttttttaaattcgaTATGTTGCACATTCCTGTTCTTGTcaacagatggcatcctctgcattgttgctgctgctgctgctacttcGATTTGGAATTGCTCAAAGCTCCCACCAACATCCTGGAGATCATTACACCGGCGAGCAGCACAACCCTGAACATGACCTGAACATCCTGCTGGGAGATGAGGTTACTAAATATCTGTACTGTTTGTCTCTTAAACTCACTCGCTACCCTCTTTAATCACTCGCTCGTTCTCTTATTGCATGAACCTCAAGGACACAGAGGAGATAAAGCAACTTAGCCCGGCAGAACAGAGGAAAAAGATGATGGAGATTGTGAAGAGGATTGACACAAATGCTGACAGCCTGCTAAGTGAAGGTGAATATATgtctcaacattttaaaagacagaagaagaaaaacaacaactaataaAATGGTACTCGCCCTGTAATGCCTTTTATGTACAGAGGAGATCACTCTTTGGATTCAGCACGTTTACAGAACATACGCTCTGGATGATGCAAAGGAGCGGTTCCCTGAGTTTGACACCAACAGAGATGGTGTTGTAACGTGGGAGGAATACAACACTGTCGCACATAACCAGCTCATTAGTTTTGATGATGACGCAGTCCTGGAGGATCCAGAGCAGGAGTCTCTTCGACATGTAGGTATAATAGTTTTGTCCTGTGTTAACAGTCACCTTTTATAACGCAGTCTCATTTATCCATGACCAATAAACACAGGATAATGTCCCCCATTAGCTCCATCTGAAGGAGAGGAGGCGATTTGACTTCGCTGATGCAGACAATACAGCAGGGCTTAATGTGACAGAGTTTCTTGCCTTCACCCACCCATCTGAAGTGGATCACATGGCTGTAAGACAAACTCCTTCCCCCGCAAAACCGTATATTATTTGATTCATCCACTCATTGTAGagttctctttgtctttcatgtTAGAACCGATTGATTTGCCCTCTTTTTTTGATAGGATTTTGCCATTGAAGATGTGTTGGGTGAATATGACTCAGATAAAGATGGATTCATCAGTCTCAGTGAATTTATCGGAGATGTtcgtggtgatggtggtgaggCCACAGAGATTACTTTCAAGCACAGAATGatctgtttgttctttattttctctttgttgtacAGCCATCATGCAGTTGTAACACTTTCTGTTTGTTATCAGAGGATTCCCCTTCACAGTGGGAGATTGAAGAAAGAGTGCGGTTTAAAGACCTCTATGATCAGGATAAGGACGGCAAGTTGAATCGAGAGGAGCAGCTTCGCTGGGTTGCGCCTAACAGCTATGGTTCAGCAAGAGAAGAGGTGAGATGCAGCTGTTCCAACATTTGCCTAGAATTTGTTGGCATTATACGTAATATCGATATAAAACTTTTGTTTGATTGCATGTAAAAGTAGTGCATCTGCATGCTGCTTAAGCCTTAGCCTCGTCAGTTTACAGAAACCTATATTCAATAACGTTTGGACATTTggtaataaatgtaaataaaaacagcatgatGATAAGAAAAATATTGAAACCACAAATTTGATTGagaatagcacaaagacaatatatcaaaacacacacacacttgctttaATGCCACAAAGTGTGTGGCATGAtgctccaaacattttcaatggGTGACAGGTCAGGACTGCAGGCAGGCCACGTTATCACCTGGACACCTTTACAACAGAGCCATGCTCTTGTAATATGTCTACAATGTGGTTTGGCATTGTCTTTATTAAATTAACAAGACCTTCCTTTAAAAAGAAGTTGTCTATTgggcagcatttttttttttttactttttatttgtaaagggaaCATGTACgatattaaacataaatgttgccatttgatgcattgtaccagagttagcttagagctagtttacatctgcagtccctcgcCAGGTCACAATTAAAACATCACATAGCAACACAAACATAATGCATTAATTGATTAAGATCAGCGGTTACAGAATTGAGCATATTTCAGCagatttttcagtttgttttttaaggtgcCGATAGCATTACAGTTCTTCATCTCGTCTGGCAGAGCGTTCCATTGAGTTGTTGCTTTCACACAGAAAGCTGACTGCTCCAACAACCTGCATATAAAGGTGCTTTCACAAATGTGCAGGTTACCCATGCCAAGTGCACTAATGCACCCCCATACAATCACAGATACTGGCTTCTGAACTGAACACTGATCTGGAACTGAACAAGCTGGATGATCCCTCTCGTCTTAAGCCCAGTGGACGGGGCATCCAGGTTTTCTAAACCGAAAGTCACATTTTGACTCGTCAGACCTCAGGACAATTTTCCACTTTGGCTCAGTCTATTTTAAATGCATTAGAGCGTTTCAGTTAGCATTTGTGAACGCAGTGATAAACTATGTTCACAGACAATAGCTTCTAAAAGTGTAACTGAGCCCATCTAGTGATGTCCACTACAGCATTGTGTCGGGTTTTTAATTCTACTTTACACATTAACAAATATGTGGGTCAAACTAACAAGTACAACTAATCACTGAAtcttcaaacaagaaaaacatgtagGAATCTTCCAACAAGTTGTACCAGTAACAAGTTAGAGAGGTTATTTTTCACTCTGCAAAGACCAAGGTCCAAGcaaactacacaaacaaactgacaCAACTCTAATTAGACTTGTAGTGCCAAGTACCAAGGATTGAGCCTAATCCATTTTCTGAAGCAGGACAAGCTCCAATTTAGTCTCAACTGAGGCTCAGTGAGCTGGACTAAGAGGGAGACCCAATAGCTCTGAAGATATTTAAACAATAATATATTGAAAACTGGGGCAAAACACCCAAATAAGAGACTGTGCTATCTGTAAATCAACTATTTGTGCATgcaattaaacaaaaagaaaaagttttgaCTTTATGTACAATGCCAACTACATGTACTCACTCATCGTTGTTTTGTTCTCGTGTCATCAACAGGCTTTTCACCTCCTCAAGGAAATGGACCAGGATGGTGACGGCAAGATCTCAGAAGCCGAAGTTTTGAAAAATCAAGAGACATTCTTGCACAGTGAAGTGACAGACTATGGCAGACAGCTGCATGTATCCCATGATGAATTGTAACCACAGTGTTATTGCCATGACGGTGTGATTTGACGTTAGCCTTCCCATTTATGTTCTTATTCATCCAGGATGAAGTTGCAATAGTAAATGAAATAGCAGAGAAGCACATATTGCAACACATATTGCAAGAATAACACATCACCAGAAgtgtcaaaagtattcacattcattactcGGGGATGgatactagggtttaaaaaaacttctgtagaagttgaagtatcaactcaagctttttactcaagtaaaagtgtaaaagtattggtttcaaaactacttaaagtataaaagtaaaagtaatgtaaggggggaaaaaatgccattaaggcCATTCGGCTGCACCACAGGGGCCTATAGTGCActaccccacctccccaaaaaaaacatttttctaaaggccataatgactacaatgttatattaaaatgttaatgttgaaaaattTGGGATGCACCTGTTTCAGTCGCATTTATGCCCATTGAAAATTAACTGATTTTAgtacaatgcaaatacattaaagaaccatataAGTGTACCactgagcattaacatgtgtgTCATGGAGCGGAAGATATGATGACGAGTTGTCTATAAGTATTGTAATggtgcaaaaagtcaaacttcagaggCATGTTATCAACAGCCTTTattggaatgtaaatgtacatccaAGCTTAGCTGCAGGAATCTGTGAGGGCAACGGATGTAAGATAACAAAACTGGACAAGAAAATTGGTGTACCCAgggtattattattgttattattattctacTTCCGTACGTTTTTTTCAACTATCATACTATTCGGCTTCTTTCGGGACACGTTTGCTATGACTTTTTACTTTTCaactacttttactttttaagttatttgactttttccaCAAAATTTTTCcctattcaaattcaaattcaaccctcaaaatgtaggaaaacttgtcctctCTCACACATTGAGTTTTTGGGACAAACGGAGCAAAGGTTTTGACACTGTGAGCTTCAAAGCTGCAGGTGGTCCAGATAACTCTCCATCTGGGGTAATGGTAAACTTCCCACTAACTTCCCTGACCAAacctcttgggactaactttctacatcgctgtggtttccacatttcttggatcccagacatgaaaatcatATCAACGcgttcggccatttgtcctcttgctcacaaaatcatcatttagccaccaactcttaatttaagcTCTTGAAATGAGCACTCAATAGGGAGAtgtttccccctttttctcATTATCTGACTGCATTTAAGCAGTATCTTCCACTTGTTCTACCACTTCTActtctgtttcttcatcttctactaaTACTTCTACTACTCGTTTTACCTCTTTTACTTCTTGTTCTTCTGCTTTTACTGctttttcttctacttcttGTTCTTCTGCTTTTACTACTTTTACTTCTACCCTTATTCTTCTACTACTGATCTTCTAcatcttctactttttcttcatcttctactatTCCTTCAGCTGTTTCGactgattcttcttcattcagcagtgttttgcaaaacatttcagcgtCAGCATTCccacgcattttccgcaggtaaatgcagATTGTCTAGTTTTGTCTACTCTTTATACGCATTAGCTCCTAAAGAGCAGGACAGTTCAACTTGGAATATCATTTTGACAGTCTTGTAGAAATTGGATCATGCTTTGAAGACAAAAGGACCTCCAAAACGTTTGTTGAATTGTGGCTGTACATCGTCACTGGTCATTCTTTCCTGTACCAAACGCGTTCTGAAATGACTCATTTTGTGGTAGCTGCTGACATGCTGCAGCTCTTCcttattttaatcaaatgagtgacagagagagagagagagagagagagagtgttccTGTGTGAAAACTTGTTTCCTGAATGTGTTGCGATCTGTTTCATTTGCATCAAGCAACTGCCTATTACACTTGCTTGCTGTTCTAGAGTGATTTTTTACTGAGTGGTTTATCGCAACAAGGGCTTTTGTTTAACCTCTGCCGAGATGAAATTAGACTTTAAGGATGCCTTTTGGGTGAGTTTAAGTTATGATGCTAAcctttttttcaatgtttttgttcagaGCTGATGCTAAAAATAGCTCACTTCATTTTTGCGGCTTTAATCTTCTGTTTACCTCTCTAACTTCTCCTTTATGCTTTCATTTGTCAGTGACTACTGTACCATATCTTTGAGTTAATAATCTGTAGGCCATCTTTGACTGCAGTTAGTTCAAAATGTCCTGTCTTTACAAGTGAACCTTCTTTCATGATCTCCCTTTGAAACTAATTGAATGGCTGTAGACTAAATGCTATGattaaaacatgatttttttttaaatccttttatCGACCAGTCTTGAGAATCCCATCGTTTTCATATGTGGGCTCCAATTGTGACCTAAAACCAGGGATGTCACATAAACCATTTTTAAAACTAGAGCATGAAGGACAAAATATCTGATAATATATCAGAAACATCAACAGGAAAAATCTGACATTATATCAGACCCTGTCTTTACATTACTGCTGAGAGTAACGGTTAAAATGCATGCAGCTTATGCAGCTTGTGCAGCAACGCAACAGAGCagagttaaaaatgtttatgtAAGCATTAACCACAACTACTATAACTGGCTTATCAGAAACACTAGTTGAACTGTAGCTTCAGTTTACAATGTCAATGTGAAGATCTGTGCTTCCCCTTCCCTCTTCAATGTCATCCTACTGTCAGTACACAAACTGAAGACAGAActtaaattataaaatgaaaGGTGCACCATAGACACTACATCAGTACGGTTCCTCTCGGGTTTGTCCTATTTCAGTGGAGTGAGAAGACTTTTACACGAGAAAGGACTTTTGTAATGTTTCTCACCTGGATGTTTTTCCATTTAGACCCCGG includes:
- the rcn2 gene encoding reticulocalbin-2 yields the protein MASSALLLLLLLLRFGIAQSSHQHPGDHYTGEQHNPEHDLNILLGDEDTEEIKQLSPAEQRKKMMEIVKRIDTNADSLLSEEEITLWIQHVYRTYALDDAKERFPEFDTNRDGVVTWEEYNTVAHNQLISFDDDAVLEDPEQESLRHLHLKERRRFDFADADNTAGLNVTEFLAFTHPSEVDHMADFAIEDVLGEYDSDKDGFISLSEFIGDVRGDGEDSPSQWEIEERVRFKDLYDQDKDGKLNREEQLRWVAPNSYGSAREEAFHLLKEMDQDGDGKISEAEVLKNQETFLHSEVTDYGRQLHVSHDEL